TATCATTCGATATAACTGTCGGTAAACGCGAGGAGTGATTACTCGGCGGTCGCGTAGCCCCTTCAGTTGCCTTCTAAGGGCCCGGACACGATTAATCCACAATTCCTTCGGAGGGGTACGCGCTCCCTTGGAGCCCTTCCGACTTCCAGGACCTCTACCACGCCCTACTTTCTTCCTCTTATGTTTAACCCGAGCCCGCACACGACTAATCCCAATTTCCGGACGAGATTCAATTACCCCTTCATGAATTAAACGACGAATATCCTTTCTGGTGATTGCAACTTCAACGTCACCAACCCGGGTAGGATCAATCCACACCCGGTTTTCGCCAACTTTAAGGAGTTCCGCTGCTAGTCTTCTCTGATTCTTTAGGCTCAATCGCCTTCACTCCTTGTGGGTTTAAAACAGTGATTTTAAGCTCCTTTGCTTTTTCTAGAATTTCGGCTCGCTTGCGAGCTCCTACTGTATGGGCTATTCGCACTGCCTGCCTCTCTGGATTTACTTTAGCTAAATCCTCCGGCCTATAAATGAGGATCTCTTCCAAACCAGAGGGGTGAAGACCCCGAACTCTTCTTGGAGAACCATATCCAATGGAAACCGATGAGGGTCTCCCGGCTAGTTTCTCGCGCATTTTACTGTCGATTCCCTTGGGGCGGCGCCAACAATTTTTCACTCGTAGATACCTCCAACTTTCCTGACGCATAAACTTCGGCTTCTTCTGTTTCAACTTCTCACGCACCCGAAGCAACCGT
The DNA window shown above is from Candidatus Bathyarchaeota archaeon and carries:
- a CDS encoding 50S ribosomal protein L19e, yielding MSLKNQRRLAAELLKVGENRVWIDPTRVGDVEVAITRKDIRRLIHEGVIESRPEIGISRVRARVKHKRKKVGRGRGPGSRKGSKGARTPPKELWINRVRALRRQLKGLRDRRVITPRVYRQLYRMI
- a CDS encoding 50S ribosomal protein L32e, giving the protein MAQVSSGSEQERLLRVREKLKQKKPKFMRQESWRYLRVKNCWRRPKGIDSKMREKLAGRPSSVSIGYGSPRRVRGLHPSGLEEILIYRPEDLAKVNPERQAVRIAHTVGARKRAEILEKAKELKITVLNPQGVKAIEPKESEKTSSGTP